The proteins below come from a single Stutzerimonas stutzeri RCH2 genomic window:
- a CDS encoding mechanosensitive ion channel domain-containing protein, translating into MSEPWLSMVEEWRLQWMLGLQVLLILLVAYVLQRLVARGLTRLSSRYPLPPELLIPVRGGIRWFIIGGALIMVLERFGVSATVLWTAISGFVAVAAIAFFAIWSVLSNLLCAVLILTVGPFRLGDVVEIVEAFDKPIVKGRVIDINLVYTTLEEVAEAGTGAIVQVPNSLFFQKAVRRWRGSEVQLYHRNPNE; encoded by the coding sequence ATGAGCGAACCCTGGCTGAGCATGGTCGAAGAGTGGCGGTTGCAGTGGATGCTCGGCCTGCAGGTGCTGCTCATCCTGCTGGTGGCCTATGTACTGCAACGGCTTGTGGCCCGCGGCCTGACGCGTCTGTCGTCGCGCTATCCATTGCCGCCGGAGCTGCTGATTCCGGTGCGCGGCGGCATCCGCTGGTTCATCATCGGCGGTGCGCTGATCATGGTGTTGGAGCGCTTTGGTGTTTCTGCCACGGTGCTGTGGACGGCCATTTCCGGGTTCGTCGCGGTGGCAGCGATCGCCTTCTTCGCGATCTGGAGCGTGCTGTCCAACCTGCTTTGTGCGGTGCTGATTCTCACCGTAGGGCCGTTCCGGCTGGGCGACGTCGTGGAAATCGTCGAGGCGTTCGACAAGCCGATCGTCAAAGGCCGGGTGATCGATATCAATTTGGTCTACACCACTCTCGAAGAGGTGGCCGAAGCGGGCACCGGCGCCATCGTCCAGGTGCCCAACAGTCTGTTTTTCCAGAAGGCTGTGCGCCGCTGGCGTGGCAGCGAAGTCCAGCTCTACCACCGTAACCCCAACGAGTAA
- a CDS encoding ATP-binding cassette domain-containing protein, producing the protein MIRLQNLTLQRGPQRLLEGAELTLHPGQKAGLIGANGAGKSTLFALLRGEMVPDGGDCQLPPDWRIAHMRQEIDTLDRLAVDYVLDGDVELRRVQRELAAAEQAHDGNALARLHTELDNLDGYSADARARKLLAGLGFANEQMTLPVSSFSGGWRMRLNLAQALMCPSDLLLLDEPTNHLDLDAILWLEDWLKGYPGTLLLISHDRDFLDAVVDHVIHLEQRKLTLYRGGYSAFERTRAERLAQQQQAFEKQQAQRAHMESYIRRFKAQATKARQAQSRIKALERLEELAPAHVDSPFDFRFREADKVSSPLLDLAEARLGYGEKVVLEKVKLQLVPGARIGLLGPNGAGKSTLIKTLAAELTPLSGRLQRGENLAVGYFAQHQLDSLDPKASPLLHLQRIAPSEREQTLRDFLGGFDFRGVRCDEPVLNFSGGEKARLALALIAWGKPNLLLLDEPTNHLDLEMRLALTMALQDFEGAVLVVSHDRHLLKSTTDEFLLVADGQVQSFDGDLEDYARWLVDYRARQQPVASGEPAADKTDKRAQRQAAAALRQQLAPHKRQADKLEKDLATVHEKLAELETSLGDSALYEVARKDELRQLLAKQAELKVREGELEEAWLEALETLEALQAQLEASA; encoded by the coding sequence ATGATCCGACTTCAGAACCTCACTCTACAGCGTGGCCCGCAGCGTTTGCTGGAAGGCGCCGAGCTGACCCTGCACCCCGGCCAGAAGGCCGGCCTGATCGGCGCCAATGGCGCCGGCAAATCCACCCTCTTCGCATTGCTACGCGGTGAAATGGTGCCCGATGGTGGCGATTGCCAGCTGCCACCGGACTGGCGCATCGCGCACATGCGTCAGGAGATCGATACCCTCGATCGCCTGGCGGTGGATTACGTCCTCGATGGCGACGTCGAGCTGCGCCGCGTCCAGCGTGAGCTGGCCGCCGCCGAGCAGGCGCACGATGGCAACGCTCTGGCGCGGTTGCATACTGAGCTGGACAACCTCGACGGCTATAGCGCCGATGCCCGTGCGCGCAAGTTGCTCGCCGGGCTGGGCTTTGCCAACGAGCAGATGACGCTGCCGGTCAGCAGTTTCTCCGGTGGCTGGCGTATGCGTCTTAACCTCGCGCAGGCGCTCATGTGTCCGTCGGATCTGCTGTTGCTGGACGAACCGACCAACCACCTCGATCTCGATGCGATTCTCTGGCTGGAGGATTGGCTCAAGGGCTATCCCGGCACCTTGCTGTTGATTTCCCACGACCGCGACTTCCTCGACGCGGTGGTCGATCACGTTATCCACCTCGAACAGCGCAAACTGACGCTCTATCGTGGTGGCTACTCGGCGTTCGAGCGCACCCGTGCCGAACGCCTGGCGCAGCAGCAGCAGGCCTTCGAGAAGCAGCAGGCGCAGCGCGCGCACATGGAAAGCTATATCCGCCGCTTCAAGGCTCAGGCGACCAAGGCACGCCAGGCCCAGAGCCGGATCAAGGCGCTGGAGCGGCTCGAGGAGCTGGCGCCGGCGCATGTCGACTCGCCATTCGACTTCCGCTTCCGTGAGGCGGACAAGGTATCCAGTCCGTTGCTGGACCTCGCCGAAGCGCGCCTCGGTTACGGCGAAAAGGTCGTCCTGGAGAAGGTCAAGCTGCAGCTGGTGCCCGGTGCACGTATTGGTCTGCTGGGACCGAACGGCGCGGGCAAGTCGACGCTGATCAAGACGCTTGCGGCCGAGCTCACACCGCTGAGTGGCCGCCTGCAGCGCGGCGAGAATCTGGCCGTCGGCTACTTCGCCCAGCATCAGCTCGATTCGCTCGATCCCAAGGCCAGCCCGCTGCTGCACCTGCAACGCATCGCCCCCAGCGAGCGTGAGCAGACATTGCGTGATTTTCTCGGTGGCTTCGACTTCCGTGGTGTGCGCTGCGACGAGCCGGTGCTGAATTTCTCTGGTGGCGAGAAGGCGCGCCTGGCGTTGGCGCTGATCGCCTGGGGCAAGCCCAATCTGTTGTTGCTCGATGAGCCGACCAACCACCTCGATCTGGAAATGCGCCTGGCACTGACCATGGCCCTGCAGGATTTCGAAGGTGCGGTGCTGGTGGTGTCCCACGACCGGCATCTGCTCAAGAGCACCACCGACGAGTTCCTGCTGGTCGCCGACGGGCAGGTGCAGAGTTTCGACGGCGATCTCGAGGATTATGCGCGCTGGCTGGTTGATTACCGGGCGCGCCAGCAGCCCGTCGCCAGCGGCGAGCCCGCGGCGGACAAGACCGACAAGCGCGCCCAGCGTCAGGCCGCCGCCGCTTTGCGTCAGCAGTTGGCGCCGCACAAGCGTCAGGCGGACAAGCTGGAGAAGGATCTGGCGACGGTGCACGAAAAACTGGCCGAGCTCGAAACGAGCCTGGGCGACAGCGCGCTTTACGAAGTGGCGCGCAAGGATGAGCTGCGCCAGCTGCTGGCCAAGCAGGCCGAGTTGAAGGTTCGCGAAGGCGAGCTTGAGGAGGCCTGGCTGGAAGCGCTGGAAACGCTGGAAGCCTTGCAGGCGCAACTGGAGGCCAGCGCATGA
- a CDS encoding TIGR02444 family protein, with amino-acid sequence MPDLNLWDFAVRCYAQPGVESVCLELQSQGADVCVLLCAAWLEARGVACNEERLHALQEVAAPWQRDIVEPLRALRQAWRPTAQSDEALRELRETLKTMELQAERHLLARLQTTSDDWAASCEPNLWLKTLAPSNHCRAGLETLRSAAYRIQRELDDF; translated from the coding sequence ATGCCTGACCTGAACCTGTGGGATTTCGCTGTGCGTTGCTACGCACAACCCGGCGTCGAGAGTGTCTGTCTGGAGCTGCAGAGCCAGGGCGCCGATGTGTGTGTGCTGCTTTGCGCTGCCTGGCTGGAAGCACGAGGGGTGGCCTGCAACGAAGAGCGGCTGCACGCGCTGCAGGAGGTCGCTGCACCCTGGCAACGGGATATCGTCGAGCCGTTGCGCGCACTGCGCCAGGCATGGCGACCAACGGCCCAGAGCGACGAAGCGTTGCGCGAACTGCGCGAGACGCTGAAGACAATGGAGCTGCAGGCAGAGCGCCACTTGCTGGCGCGGCTACAGACAACAAGCGATGACTGGGCCGCGTCTTGCGAACCCAACTTGTGGTTGAAGACGCTGGCGCCGTCGAACCACTGCCGCGCAGGCCTGGAAACTCTGCGCAGCGCGGCGTATCGGATTCAGCGGGAGCTGGACGACTTTTGA
- a CDS encoding AlgP family protein produces the protein MPAKKKSVTTPLHLLQQLSHSLIEHLDKACSQAVKDAESALAKLQKQRGKAQEKLTKARAKLDEAGSAGKAKAQTKARTRLTELEDSLALLQSRQSETLTYLAELKRDAEQSLKLAQGIRQVADAADKELLSRQQATATTGKAAAPRQAARKPAPAAKTAAKTAATPARTQAAEAAVKPAAKAPAKAPAKAPAKTSASAAASKPAAARPTAGKAPARTRPAATAKPVVAPAAAEKVAPAAQASAQPAASKPASKPAAKKPAPRKPAASPQKSSSSR, from the coding sequence ATGCCCGCGAAGAAGAAGTCAGTCACTACACCGCTGCATCTGCTGCAACAACTCTCGCACAGCCTTATCGAGCATCTGGACAAAGCCTGCAGCCAGGCAGTCAAGGATGCCGAAAGTGCGCTCGCCAAGCTGCAGAAGCAGCGCGGCAAAGCGCAGGAGAAACTGACCAAGGCCCGCGCCAAGCTGGACGAAGCGGGCAGTGCTGGCAAAGCCAAGGCGCAGACCAAAGCGCGCACCCGGCTCACTGAACTCGAGGACTCTCTCGCGCTGCTGCAGAGTCGTCAGAGCGAAACGCTGACCTATCTTGCCGAGCTCAAGCGCGACGCCGAACAGAGTCTGAAACTGGCGCAGGGCATCCGACAGGTTGCCGATGCCGCGGACAAGGAATTACTGAGTCGTCAGCAGGCGACCGCTACCACCGGCAAAGCTGCAGCGCCTCGGCAGGCCGCGCGCAAGCCGGCTCCAGCCGCTAAAACTGCTGCGAAAACCGCGGCCACGCCAGCCAGAACCCAAGCCGCCGAAGCAGCGGTAAAACCAGCAGCCAAAGCCCCAGCCAAGGCTCCGGCCAAAGCGCCGGCAAAGACTTCAGCCAGTGCTGCCGCTTCCAAGCCCGCCGCAGCACGCCCGACTGCTGGAAAGGCACCAGCCCGTACCCGACCTGCCGCCACGGCCAAGCCTGTGGTCGCTCCTGCGGCTGCCGAGAAAGTGGCACCCGCCGCGCAGGCATCGGCTCAGCCTGCCGCCAGCAAGCCAGCCAGCAAACCCGCCGCGAAGAAGCCCGCTCCGCGCAAGCCAGCCGCCAGCCCTCAAAAGTCGTCCAGCTCCCGCTGA
- a CDS encoding Rsd/AlgQ family anti-sigma factor has translation MLESCRNAQERWGGVHLLIDRWLHERHALINAYDGLHTERDDAAARQGLQQFCEYLVDYVSAGHFEIYEQLLAEAEAFGDARAIELAKQIYPRIETITQVALGFNDRCEKGDCLGSPGLADELKKLGQLLHERFELEDCLIEVLHTAHKQAATPA, from the coding sequence ATGCTCGAGAGCTGTCGGAATGCCCAGGAACGCTGGGGTGGTGTACATCTACTGATCGACCGTTGGCTGCACGAGCGCCACGCTTTGATCAACGCGTACGACGGTTTGCACACCGAGCGCGACGACGCCGCTGCTCGTCAGGGTCTGCAGCAGTTCTGCGAATATCTGGTCGACTACGTCTCGGCTGGCCACTTTGAAATCTACGAACAATTGCTCGCCGAGGCTGAAGCCTTCGGCGACGCGCGCGCCATCGAGCTTGCCAAGCAGATCTATCCGCGTATCGAGACCATCACCCAGGTCGCGCTGGGCTTCAATGATCGCTGCGAAAAGGGCGACTGTCTGGGCAGCCCAGGCCTGGCCGATGAGCTGAAGAAGCTTGGTCAGCTGTTGCATGAGCGTTTCGAGCTGGAAGATTGCCTGATCGAAGTGCTGCATACCGCGCACAAGCAAGCTGCTACGCCGGCCTGA
- a CDS encoding disulfide bond formation protein B, translating to MRLASPRSLFVIAFLGSALLIAIALYMEHVMGLAPCPLCIVQRVCVIGFGLVCLIAAIHGPAKTGRRIYSGFALLFVLAGAATAIRQIWLQSVPADQLPSCLPSLEYMMEALPFQEIARLVLHGTAECAEVSWTMLGMSIPEWSLLGFIGMAILCLWQLLRRD from the coding sequence ATGCGCCTGGCCAGCCCTCGTTCCCTGTTCGTCATCGCTTTTCTGGGCAGCGCCCTGTTGATCGCTATTGCGCTCTACATGGAGCACGTGATGGGGCTTGCGCCGTGTCCGCTGTGCATTGTTCAGCGCGTCTGCGTGATCGGTTTCGGCCTGGTCTGCCTCATCGCGGCGATTCACGGGCCAGCCAAGACCGGACGCCGCATCTACTCGGGCTTTGCCCTGCTATTCGTGCTGGCCGGCGCTGCCACGGCAATCCGGCAGATCTGGCTGCAGAGCGTGCCGGCCGACCAGCTGCCAAGCTGCCTGCCGAGCCTGGAATACATGATGGAGGCATTGCCGTTCCAGGAAATCGCCCGCCTGGTGCTACACGGCACCGCCGAGTGCGCCGAGGTGAGCTGGACGATGCTGGGCATGAGCATCCCGGAGTGGAGCCTGCTGGGCTTTATCGGCATGGCGATCCTCTGCCTGTGGCAACTGCTGCGTCGCGACTGA
- a CDS encoding heme biosynthesis HemY N-terminal domain-containing protein: MKRLALVFILLLAIAGFLGWAISQSAGYVLITYDQFRYESSFWIFLALVGCLWLLAMVVHWLLGVLQVSGALVNPWSRRHRARRVENASRKGLRELAEGQWGPALAHLQLAAEKDRQPLVHYLGAARAANELGEYAQSDELLHKAREREPEAALAIGLTQAQLQIARGQYVEARASLSELQNDHPRHPYVLTLLQQLYVQLEDWAALCRLLPELRKHRVLPPARLSELEVLAWTAAVEQAGQPSEVAAEAGIEALNQRWQTVPSALRSEPLVVRAYADGLSRLGAQPKAEEVLYAAIKRQFDDRLVERYGRVQGRDPARQLAHAEGWLKDHPQNPVLLLALGRLSLRNELWGKARDYLEASLRFDHRPETCAELARLLAQLGDTENSNRLFQQGVGLLGRNLPATL, translated from the coding sequence ATGAAACGCCTGGCCCTGGTATTCATCCTTCTGCTTGCGATTGCAGGCTTTCTCGGTTGGGCGATCAGTCAGAGCGCAGGCTATGTGCTGATCACCTACGACCAGTTCCGTTACGAATCGAGCTTCTGGATATTTCTCGCGCTGGTTGGCTGTCTGTGGTTGCTGGCCATGGTCGTGCACTGGTTGCTGGGCGTACTGCAGGTGTCGGGGGCGCTGGTCAATCCATGGTCGCGGCGGCACCGCGCACGGCGTGTGGAAAATGCCTCCCGCAAGGGGCTGCGTGAGCTCGCCGAGGGCCAGTGGGGCCCGGCGTTGGCGCACCTGCAGCTGGCGGCAGAGAAGGATCGCCAGCCGCTGGTGCATTACCTGGGCGCGGCGCGGGCAGCCAACGAGCTGGGCGAATATGCCCAGAGCGACGAGCTGCTGCACAAGGCGCGTGAGCGCGAGCCGGAGGCGGCGCTGGCGATCGGCTTGACCCAGGCGCAGCTGCAGATTGCCCGTGGCCAGTATGTCGAAGCCCGTGCTTCGCTCAGCGAATTGCAGAACGACCATCCGCGTCACCCCTATGTGCTTACGCTGCTGCAGCAGCTCTACGTGCAGCTGGAAGACTGGGCGGCGCTGTGCCGCTTGCTGCCGGAGCTGCGCAAGCATCGTGTGCTGCCGCCGGCGCGCCTGAGCGAACTCGAAGTGCTGGCCTGGACGGCAGCGGTCGAGCAGGCCGGGCAGCCGTCCGAAGTGGCCGCCGAGGCAGGCATCGAAGCGCTGAATCAGCGTTGGCAGACCGTTCCCAGCGCGCTGCGCAGCGAGCCGCTGGTAGTACGCGCTTATGCCGACGGGTTGTCCCGGCTGGGTGCGCAACCCAAGGCCGAAGAAGTGCTCTACGCAGCGATCAAACGGCAGTTCGATGATCGGCTGGTGGAGCGTTACGGACGGGTGCAGGGCCGTGATCCGGCGCGTCAGCTCGCGCACGCCGAAGGCTGGCTCAAGGATCATCCGCAAAACCCGGTGTTGTTGCTTGCACTGGGGCGTCTGAGCCTGCGTAACGAACTGTGGGGCAAGGCGCGCGATTATCTCGAGGCGAGCCTGCGTTTCGATCATCGTCCGGAAACCTGCGCCGAGCTGGCGCGTCTGCTGGCGCAGTTGGGTGACACCGAGAACAGCAACCGCTTGTTTCAGCAGGGCGTCGGTCTGCTCGGTCGCAATCTTCCCGCCACTCTGTGA
- a CDS encoding uroporphyrinogen-III C-methyltransferase, whose amino-acid sequence MSEADSKKEPLQPPASEPTPAVETAKPAKPAPSRPASANAGGKSLAALALLVGLGGVALGGYGLWQLKQLGASEDRQLEALQSTGEQTRQLAERERELAARLGRLEQLPSASELEERRRLLATLQSDQQRLSGRVEQVLGASREEWRLAEAEHLLRMAMLQLSAMQDIKSAEMLVHEADLILQKQDDPGAYGTRQKLLEGLEALRSLPELDRTGLFLQLGALRGQSNQLSALAPEFVNGEAVPENAQDSRWQRWLNELTRYVRVDFDAGGDVKPLLAGQTLGQVRLALSLAIEQAQWAVLNGNTKVYRQSLEQASAVLKDHFSEDNGQARGLRERLEALSLREVEVTLPDLAPALQALQAYVQKRERRDEGPASEASSQPETQTEAQEAERT is encoded by the coding sequence GTGAGCGAAGCAGATTCCAAGAAAGAACCGCTGCAACCCCCCGCCAGTGAGCCGACCCCAGCCGTCGAGACTGCAAAGCCCGCCAAGCCAGCTCCATCCAGACCTGCCAGCGCCAATGCGGGTGGCAAATCGCTGGCGGCACTGGCGCTGCTGGTCGGCTTGGGTGGCGTGGCGCTCGGCGGTTATGGCCTCTGGCAGCTGAAACAGCTTGGTGCCAGCGAGGATCGCCAGCTCGAAGCGTTGCAGAGCACCGGTGAGCAGACTCGCCAGCTTGCTGAACGCGAACGCGAGCTGGCAGCACGCCTGGGCCGTCTGGAGCAGCTGCCGTCGGCCAGCGAGCTGGAGGAACGTCGTCGATTGCTGGCAACGTTGCAGAGCGATCAGCAGCGGCTTTCCGGGCGTGTCGAGCAGGTGCTGGGCGCCAGTCGCGAAGAATGGCGCCTGGCCGAGGCCGAACATCTGTTGCGTATGGCGATGTTGCAGCTGTCGGCGATGCAGGACATCAAGAGCGCCGAAATGCTGGTGCACGAGGCCGATCTGATCCTGCAGAAACAGGATGACCCCGGCGCCTACGGCACGCGGCAGAAACTGCTGGAGGGCCTTGAGGCGCTGCGCAGCCTGCCGGAGCTTGATCGCACTGGCTTGTTCCTGCAGCTCGGTGCGCTGCGTGGACAGAGCAACCAGCTCAGTGCGCTCGCGCCCGAGTTCGTCAATGGCGAGGCCGTGCCGGAAAACGCGCAGGACAGCCGCTGGCAGCGCTGGCTCAACGAGCTGACTCGCTACGTGCGGGTGGATTTCGATGCCGGTGGCGACGTCAAGCCGCTGCTGGCCGGCCAGACGCTGGGGCAGGTGCGTCTGGCGCTGTCGCTGGCCATCGAGCAGGCGCAATGGGCAGTGCTCAACGGCAACACCAAGGTCTACCGCCAGTCGCTGGAGCAGGCGAGTGCAGTGCTCAAGGACCATTTCAGCGAAGACAACGGTCAGGCGCGTGGTCTGCGCGAGCGCCTCGAAGCATTGTCCCTGCGCGAAGTAGAGGTGACCCTGCCTGATCTGGCGCCTGCGTTGCAGGCTCTGCAGGCCTATGTGCAGAAGCGCGAACGTCGCGACGAAGGCCCGGCGAGCGAGGCTTCGTCTCAGCCTGAAACGCAGACCGAGGCGCAGGAGGCAGAGCGCACATGA
- a CDS encoding uroporphyrinogen-III synthase, whose amino-acid sequence MNDWRLLLTRPAEECGPVAASLAEDDIHTASLPLLAIEPLPETAEQRATILDLDRYCAVIVVSKPAARLGIELLDRYWPQPPLGQAWFSVGAATGAILADYGLDTCWPERGDDSEALLALPRLDAALARPDPKVVILRGEGGRELLAETLRGRGVQVDILELYRRRLPAYPPGTLAATVRSERLNGLVVSSGQGLLSLHELAADTWPELLELTLFVPSPRVAEMARQLGAKRIVDCRGASVAALLAALRETAVTAS is encoded by the coding sequence GTGAATGACTGGCGTCTGCTGCTGACCCGGCCGGCCGAGGAGTGCGGTCCGGTCGCGGCATCATTGGCTGAAGACGACATTCACACTGCGAGCCTGCCGCTGCTGGCGATCGAGCCTTTGCCGGAAACCGCCGAGCAGCGCGCGACGATTCTCGACCTGGATCGCTACTGCGCGGTCATCGTGGTGAGCAAACCGGCGGCGCGGCTGGGCATCGAGCTGCTCGACCGCTATTGGCCGCAACCACCGCTTGGCCAGGCCTGGTTCAGCGTCGGTGCTGCCACTGGCGCGATACTCGCCGACTACGGTCTGGACACCTGCTGGCCGGAGCGCGGCGACGACAGCGAGGCGCTGCTGGCGCTGCCGCGCCTCGACGCGGCACTGGCCAGACCTGATCCGAAGGTGGTGATCCTGCGTGGTGAGGGTGGGCGTGAGTTGCTCGCCGAGACGTTGCGCGGGCGTGGCGTGCAGGTGGATATCCTCGAACTCTACCGGCGTAGGCTTCCTGCTTACCCGCCGGGCACGCTGGCCGCTACGGTCCGTTCGGAACGGCTCAACGGCCTGGTGGTCAGCAGTGGGCAGGGTTTGCTGTCGCTGCATGAGCTGGCGGCCGATACCTGGCCTGAATTGCTTGAGCTAACCTTGTTCGTACCCAGTCCGCGGGTCGCGGAGATGGCTCGGCAGTTGGGCGCCAAACGAATTGTGGATTGCCGTGGCGCAAGCGTTGCGGCATTGCTGGCGGCGTTGCGGGAAACCGCAGTGACTGCCTCCTGA
- the hemC gene encoding hydroxymethylbilane synthase, whose translation MSREIRIATRKSALALWQAEYVKARLEASHPGLKVTLVPMVSRGDKLLDAPLAKIGGKGLFVKELETALMENEADIAVHSMKDVPMEFPEGLGLYCICEREDPRDAFVSNHYDDLDALPPGSVVGTSSLRRQAQLLARRPDLKIQFLRGNVNTRLAKLDAGEYDAIILAAAGLIRLGFGERIRSSISVDESLPAGGQGAVGIECRTGDSELHALLECLNHPQTATRVVAERALNKRLNGGCQVPIACYAVLEGEQLWLRGLVGQPDGTLLLRAEGRAPAADAEALGVRVAEQLLDQGAEQILQAVYGEAGHE comes from the coding sequence ATGTCTCGCGAAATTCGCATCGCCACCCGCAAGAGTGCCCTGGCCCTGTGGCAGGCCGAATACGTCAAGGCGCGCCTGGAAGCGTCGCACCCGGGGCTGAAGGTCACCTTGGTGCCGATGGTCAGCCGCGGCGACAAGCTACTCGACGCGCCCCTGGCGAAAATTGGCGGCAAAGGCCTGTTCGTCAAGGAGCTGGAAACGGCGCTGATGGAGAACGAAGCGGACATCGCCGTGCACTCCATGAAGGATGTGCCGATGGAGTTTCCCGAAGGGCTGGGCCTGTACTGCATCTGCGAGCGCGAAGACCCACGCGACGCCTTCGTCTCCAATCACTACGACGACCTCGATGCGCTGCCGCCCGGCAGCGTGGTCGGCACCTCGTCGCTGCGCCGCCAGGCCCAACTGCTGGCGCGTCGGCCGGACCTGAAAATCCAGTTCCTGCGCGGTAACGTCAATACCCGACTGGCCAAGCTCGATGCCGGCGAGTACGACGCCATCATCCTCGCCGCCGCCGGGCTGATCCGCCTTGGCTTCGGCGAGCGCATCCGCTCCAGTATCAGCGTCGATGAGAGCCTGCCGGCCGGCGGTCAGGGTGCGGTCGGCATCGAGTGCCGCACCGGCGACAGCGAGCTGCATGCGCTGTTGGAGTGCCTGAACCATCCGCAGACTGCTACCCGCGTCGTCGCCGAGCGTGCCTTGAACAAGCGCTTGAACGGCGGCTGCCAGGTGCCGATTGCCTGTTACGCGGTGCTCGAAGGCGAGCAGCTGTGGCTGCGCGGGCTGGTCGGGCAGCCGGACGGCACTCTGCTGCTGCGCGCCGAGGGGCGTGCGCCGGCCGCCGACGCCGAGGCATTGGGTGTGCGTGTTGCCGAACAGTTGCTGGACCAGGGCGCTGAGCAGATCCTCCAGGCGGTTTACGGTGAGGCTGGCCACGAGTGA
- a CDS encoding LytR/AlgR family response regulator transcription factor yields the protein MNVLIVDDEPLARERLSRLVGDLDGYRVLEPAASNGEEALTLIEELRPDVVLLDIRMPGLDGLQVAAKLCETDAPPAVIFCTAHDEFALEAFQVSAVGYLVKPVRPEHLTEALKKAERPNRVQLAALTRPAAVSGAGPRSHISARTRKGIELIPLDHVIYFIADHKYVTLRHIGGEVLLDEPLKSLEDEFGERFVRIHRNALVFRDRIERLQRTPLGHFQLFLKGLEGEALTVSRRHVAGVRKLMQNL from the coding sequence ATGAATGTCCTGATTGTCGATGACGAACCTCTAGCCCGCGAGCGCCTCAGCCGACTGGTAGGTGACCTCGACGGCTATCGTGTCCTCGAGCCCGCTGCCAGCAATGGCGAAGAAGCATTGACGCTGATCGAGGAACTGCGCCCTGATGTCGTGCTGCTGGATATCCGCATGCCCGGGCTCGATGGCCTGCAGGTTGCCGCCAAGCTCTGCGAGACGGATGCGCCGCCGGCCGTGATCTTTTGTACTGCCCATGATGAATTCGCTTTGGAAGCGTTCCAGGTCAGCGCGGTTGGCTACCTGGTCAAACCGGTACGCCCGGAACACCTCACCGAGGCATTGAAGAAGGCGGAACGGCCGAACCGGGTGCAGCTCGCCGCGTTGACCCGGCCGGCGGCGGTTTCCGGTGCCGGACCGCGCAGTCACATCAGCGCGCGTACCCGCAAGGGCATCGAGCTGATCCCGCTGGACCACGTGATCTACTTCATTGCCGATCACAAGTACGTCACCTTGCGCCACATAGGCGGCGAAGTGTTGCTGGACGAGCCGTTGAAGTCCCTGGAAGACGAGTTCGGTGAGCGCTTCGTGCGTATCCACCGCAACGCGCTGGTGTTCCGTGACCGCATCGAGCGCCTGCAACGCACGCCGCTCGGGCACTTCCAGCTGTTCCTCAAGGGGCTCGAAGGCGAGGCGCTGACGGTGAGCCGTCGGCATGTGGCCGGTGTGCGCAAGCTGATGCAGAACCTCTGA